The genomic segment CTTGGTGAAAAAGACACAATAATAATGTGATTACTGTGAATTGATAATCATACAAAAGATATTCTTGATAGCATTATTTTGTGAAAGAATGAATAATTAAACATGGTGAGGATGTTGGTCTTGTAAACTTTCAagatgtaaataaatataaaatttcactGTGTGATATAGAAAATTAGTATAGCTGTGTTGGAAATTTGGGGATGAGGTACAAGTTCATAATATTTGAGTCACTCATGATGAAAACTCGACTCAACGCTAGGTATAACGTTAactcttgagttcaatgagacaaactACATCATCAATATGTGACTACTAgcactataaaataatatataatatataatatatcatccAAGGATAAAAAGGTACTAGGTACCCATAATGATAAGGAATGATGAGTAATATACTCTTAATAAactcataacataaatatgttaagaGTGTTATAATTATAGGAACACTCTTTGATGAGATCTACCTATATGAGTGTGAAGTGTGACCACTTTTAAAAGCTCAATGGCTTGGCTCTAGCCGCATTCATGAAAAGAGGTTATAGGCATGTGACATAATGGTGTCTTTGGATACTGTATATTGATTGATGTTGAAATCGTTGTGTGAGATAAGtttagttaatcaaatggaatagctTATTCAAAGTATAGTCTCCCATGCAATTTCAATTAACTTTAatatgttttcactaagtgaatgttcaatcgtaagacacatTCATTTATACAAATGGGAGAGATGGTTAGAACATTTtcaaaatagttataattaaaaAGTTACAAATAGTCCAAAAGTtatgtcatttggttattaaTCAAGAGTTGTCACAATTCATAGTAATGAGTAATATCTCTTGTTACCAAAAGTTAtgtcatttaattaataacaaatGGTCATAATTATTTAAGTAGATAtctattgaaaaattatgtttattGTTAAAATATGTGACCATTCATTATGAGAACTCCTTTACATGGGagttaaaattcatttatttagtACACCAAAACAtcgaaacttttattttatttttcattctgctccattttctattatttttatattgttcaataaaaaattattgtaggatttgtttataaaaattgatatttttgctCAATGAACTATTTTCGTCATTACAAAACGTAAACAATCATTGAGTATCATTGTATCCACGAGATTCAtttattagtaattattttacataccaaaatataaatgGAATAAATAAATCCTTAAAAAAGTAACATTAATACACGCATTAAAGCTTAACCTCACACTAATAATTAAGTGGAAATTTACATAACCAAAACAACTTAAGTTGTTTAATGAAAAACGTATGATCATCTTTCATcttctaatttattattatgttttcaatttatatttccTTTAATAAAAAAgccaattatatatattatattaaattggtTAGTTGTATTAGTTGGTTTGTCAATTACATAAATCAACATTAAACAAATCAACTTATTTAAACAAAGAGTTTTGGTAAGCCTTAGTAGCATCTTGGTTTGCCTTTTAAGCTACAAATGGCTAAATACAAATCCAAAAAAAAGGTGATTATTGGTTAAGAATTgggttttatttttgataaattcCAATTATGTTAAGAGATAAATTAGAAAAGTTTAAATAAGGTAAGAACCTGTCTCAAACACCATAAAACATATAGAAAACGGAGCTCCCAACTAAGTCGGAACCATCTTCCTACCATAAGAGCCATCGGGCCACCAAACAAAACCTTCAAAAAGGAAGCCAGCCATAAGCCCGAAAAGCCGAGCCAACTGGCATGCATAGAAAACCATCGATATTAGCTCATATAGCTGTCACAGTGAAAAATTCCCACAGCAACACACTCTAATATACAGTTGTCAATGGCTAGATATGAGACAGAAAGAGCATGCTTCAACCTCATACAAATATGTGTCTTTGCGGCTTAGCTATTCTAAATACTCGAAGAGCTCTTTATCACTGGGTGGGACTGCTGAGGCAACGGTTGCAGAAAAACAAAGGGGATGATTGGCCCAAGCTTGCTTTTGTCCCCACAGTGGAGCATAGCTGCACAAAAGATCCACTTGAAACTGGTTTTCAATCCGGATGAAGTTGCCTCAAGCTTGTTTTCCAAATTTGTCTTGAATCTAGTTGCGTCAAGTTCCTAAATTCCGACTACTTTGACGAGCAGGACAATGCATCATTGGACGGTTGTTTTCTTTATGTCAATGGTTAAAGTGGAATACAACGAAGTGAATTATTATCTACTTCAACGCTAAAACTGCGTTGAGGTTTTTCCCTGCAATTCATactacttgtttttttttttcttataaacatTAAAAGATAAAACCAAGtataactaaatttaattaattaaataattatactaACAATTATTATTACAGATGAATTTTTCGTCTTCACTTTAATCATTGATGTATAGAAAACAACcgtccaaattaaatttttttggctAGAAACCCCACTCCAATTGgattaaaacttatttttagcTCGAACTATAttcaagataaataaaaataaaaattaaactcattcactttataaaatataagCCCAATTCTCATGTTAATTAATTATGgttgaattcaaatttaaattgaatttttaatattaattaaaataataatagaataaacTCGATTTACATTAGAAGATACAAATTCAACTCACTTGATAACTCAATAAAGATgcatgaaaatcacaaaaaacttGAATTATCCCCCAAAAAAATAAACAAGAGACTTCAAATTTCAAAAGCGTGTAACAGTTTAGTCAAATGGCAGCATTCATAACTAAGGGGCATATACTTTTGCAGCAGATGAATGAGAAAACAACCAAAGCTTTCTTCATGAAAGTGATACACTAATTTGACAGGAAATATATCTACAACTTCTAATGGTACACTATTACATGTACAAAATGCTCAACTGATACATACAGAAACATCAACCCAAAATGTATGTATCACTAAGATGCAATCTTTTTAACATAAAACTGACCGATAAAAGTTCCCACACTGCTTCAACTGAGTAAAAAGCAGTAGCCGAAATCAATGTGTCGTGCCTGCAACGCACATGCATTGCAAAGAGGAAGTTTTAGCCATAATTGAATGATTTCCTCCAAATGAGAACTTTGTCAGTTTGATAGGGTAATGTTTTATGATGGCGAAATTGCTAGGCCCACTTCAATGACCATtttcaatcaaagcaattaaaaATCAACCAAAACTCACCATTTTTTTACAAGCCACTGGAGAAAGCCTTGAAAATATCTTACAGAAGAAAAGCGGTAAAGAAGACTGAAAAACTAACTGCTTCAAAATCTCTTGCCTTTTGTATTCCGAGTAATGAATGAACACAGACATGCTTAATTGTCCCCGAAAGCCATAGATTGCCCTAGCACAGTTCTCACACGGAGCTGTACAGCCATATTCTTTATTAGGTTAACCAGAAAAGTGAAGCGAACAAAAAACAGATTCGAAAGATAAAAAAGATAGTGACCTTAACATCAACACAAGGATCATTAACCATATTCTTTATTTGAGAAACTATCCCAGCATTGCGCAGCTTTTCAAGCCTGCAAGGTGCACCAGGACTCGATGGACAAGTAAGATTCACTATTGTCCAGACAGTTGCTGTGCGTAGCTGGCTATCATTACTCTGCAAAAACTTAACCACAAAAGATTGATTCTTGTCACCCATTTGTGTAAAGAGTAGCTGCATCACTGCTTCCCTGTGAAACTCATTCCCACTTGCCACATTGCACAGTGCATACATTCCCTATAGGGCAAAGAGTTCATAATAAGATAAAAAGAGAAATTACAAGTAACGCAATATAAAATCATGGCACTATCATATATTACTCTTGTTATTTCAGTTGTCAAAATATGCATCTATGACATTTAAATCCTTATGATTATATATGGAAACCAAATCAAATCCTTGCAAGATACTAGCCAAAATTTTTAATGGTTGTTGCCTTGAATATATACACAAAAAATCACAGTTGTAATTAGCTTATCTTAGGTTCACACACATAGTACTTCAATAGATGAAAAACAAGTCCATGAAAACTAACACATATTGTGAATTCCTACACGCTAATGCACAATATACTCTCTCTGTAGATGCTATAACAATATGAGCTTTCCATCAACTAAACAAGTACAATAATATCACAAGAACTTCAGGCAACTTGTCAAGATCCGACTAGCCAACTACCAAGTCTGCAAAATTTCTCCTCAAATCATGAAATGCAAAACACAAAATAGCACatataatttgatgaaaagggaAAACTAAAGGTTGTATTAGTGACACTAAGAGAACTTTGTCCTGGTTAAGGATGCAAAATAATTAATCATGAGATCTTCATTTCAAAGGTAGATGGTTCGTTCAATTTTTTGTGCAAAAAGTAGTTAcagttatatttaaaaaaacaaaatgctTGCTTCAATATAGAATAAAAGTGGAATTATCAAATAAAAAGGGCATAATTAGATGTGTGCTACTGCTGATATCTAAGGTTCCACATAGAGAAATCTTTATTGGTTACAAAGACAAAAATGAACGAAGagatgtgatttttttttaagtaaagcTGTGATCTTCAATCCAACTTCAAagcaattttaaattttaaacaattaaaatatagAATGTTAAATAGTAACTGCAATCTAACTCATTATTTTCCCAGAATCCAAACCTGTATCCCTATCTCAGCTTTTGAAGCACACTGTAATTGTCTTCCAATGGCCCCTAATATGAGGCCATCTTCAGCAAACACGAACTCAATTAAGTTTATACATCCATCAACTAGATTACGAACAAGGGCCAAAGCTTGCTCTTGTACCGAAGGCTCTGGATCTGCAAGGTACATGAGTATTAAGCAACAACTTGATTTGATCTTATGTCAGCACATAAGCAAAAAAACATCATGAAAAATCGTAAATCTTATTACCACGGATAAGGCTTGATAACAATGATGCAGTGAGCTCTGAGAAAACACCTTCTTTCAACCTATTGTCTGCTTGGAATACAAAATTCTTCAAAGCCCACAAAGCATTTGACCTGACAGAGGATTCCATGGACTTTGCTAACTGAACCAGCTGTTTCATCCCTCCACATTGTACAAAAATAGATTTACGTGTTGTAAAATCAACCACTATGTTGCTAGTGGCACCAAGTGCAGCAACCTGGAAACAAAAAAGATTTAATGACGGTGTTAACATCCACCCGATTCATAAGTTTTTGAGATCCAGTGGAACAAGATGGATTAGCTTGTGATATCAGACAACATAATTGTTGGACAATTAGTATAAAGTTAATCTCCATGATGTTGTTCTTAATGATTAATCTTTAGTTGATATAAAAACTGAATACAGGTATTTAGCAGAGGTTGAAGCAGTCTTTCAGGTCAAAAGATTGCAGCTTCCAAACTTTACAATACCATCATAATATTGACTTGTGGTGGTACCAAATTGCATCTagataattttgtattaaaaagGAATGAAAAAGAGAACACAACCCATACAACATCTAGCAAAGGAAAAGTATCAGGTCTTTCTGATTTCTGCTGCCACCTATAAAGGCCATGCTCATTAATACAGAAGGTCAAAACAGCTCACTCAACCAGACAAAACCaaactaaaaaagaaagaaagaaaaattaaatggaataAATTCAACTAAATGACAAtatattttgagaaattatttGGTACACTGTCAGTGGAGTTTTTTTAACTCCACAAGCACTGTTAAATGAGTGACaagggttaattttgattaatttctatctttttaatattatacaaGGACACATGGGGAATTCTAAACCCTGCTTGTGGAGTTAAAAAAACTCCACTGACAGTGTACAGAATAATAatccatttattttatgaaattagatTAAAACCAAAAGCCTTTTTGATAATTAGCTTGACCTAccacattttatttttcaatgatatgttttatttttagctGTCTTTAGTCAATTCAGAGTGTCCGATCCATAGATAATAGGaaataaattaggaaaacaaaATTTGCTTGAAATCTGATGACAACTGAAAAGTTGACATGTAATTTTTACAGCTTCTATCCCTTTTGGTTTTAGACCATACAACACAGATATTACCTATCAATTACAATGCCACTTTAGCAGCTTGATTACCTGGACAGAAGTTGAAGGGTCAAGAAAAAGCTGAACCAAAGGAATCACGATAGTTTCATTCATAAAATAACCTGCACTCAAATTCTGTATTGTATTGCATTGCATCAGCTATACttgcaaataaaaattaaacaaaatactGCAAAATTGTTATCACATGATCACATCACAAACCTTGATTGATCGAGTGACACTTTTCAAACATATACAAGCTGCAGCACGTACACCAGCATTATAATCAGTTAGTGCATCAGCTACCAAATTCAACACCTATATCATGAGAAAATATTAGAAACTTCAATGTAGTTGAAGATTCACACAAATAAGAATCTCCAATGAGATTTGGTTGAGAAAGTCCCTTAAAAGAAACTACAGAGAAATGCCTGAGAGAATGCCTTCAaagaaaattaccataaatttgCTTCAAGGGAACACATCAGACATACTGAAGTTTTGAAAATCTAATTTATAACTTTACACTGAACAATATAGAATAaccataaaatagaaaaaaaaatcttaaaatttgtcTGATTGTGATGTGAGATCTACTTCAGGGTAACCATAGACACCTCAGGTAGAAATCAAAGATATAGGGAtaaatattttttgtcaaattgcAGTAACTGCTGTTTTGGAACTTTGATGTTTCTTTTGTTGTCCTCGCAAAGTAGTGCCAAGTGATCCAAGCACCAAGATTAGAAAGTTCACTTAAGCAACATAAGAATAAAGAACCTTTTAGCCCTTCAAGAAGCAAAAGTAGACATCTCTGATGCATTTTTAATTGAGTTTCGGCATAATGCAAGTGGAGAAAATCTATTTTGATGCTAAAAGGTCATTACCAACACCATCGCCTAACAGTGAGAAAGTGCTGGTGACTAAAAAGATAGCCAAGGTGATCCCCTATGTCAACTTTCCACCGGACAATACTCTTAGGAATGATGCCAGCAACTTGGTTATATTAGAGTATGCCCTAGTTGACAAGATATACAGGCAAAAATGCTTATGAATCACTCTGAAATATGTTATTAAAGGGTTTCCTCCATCATgataaacaaaaaaaagagttGTTAAGTACTAAGTGGATGGAACTCTGGGAATATACCTTGCATAGAGATTTAAGAGTTATAATTACAGATCCTTATATATATTCCAGATCATTGCATTGTCAAGAGAAAGTATTGACAATGCTTAAAGGCCAGTACATTTTAAGCCTCCTTACTCGTAAAGTAAGTTATCAATCTCATCATTTAAGTATAGAGAACCTTGGGAATAGCATGAGGTACTTGTTATGAAAACAAGTCCATTGAAAATGGCCcagaattttaaaattgatttgatCATTGTTGTACTTAGTTACATGATTGTATAATATAAAAAGAGTTCTTAAAAcacatttttggttttttttttatattgatattggtgatgttttTCCAAAGAACACAAGTGCAAGATTTTTGGTATACTTGATATCAATTTCAGCTTGAACATGTTTCTCATTGAAGAATCCATAAACAAGCTTTTAGGGTCTAAACTTGTCTATAAAGTTGCTAGAATTTGATTGATGTGGAGTTGTTTAGTCCCAAAAATAACTCTCAAAGAAATGCAAAACAGTTTGCATGCCAAAGTGTTTTTGAGAgtcttaaccttttttttttctttttgtaaaacaAAACTTGCTAGCATCAGTTCTTGATCCCTACTTGAAGAAGGCTTAGGCTTTGTTGCTGTGTGAATACCATTGGAGGCCAAAGCCTTGAATGGCTCCAAGGCTTGACTTGGTTTGGCCTATCACAATATTAAGAAATCTCAATTAAGTATGATTTTTAATCACATGGTGTTATCTATTGTTTTAGTTATGTCAAATATTGTAAGCATGACCAAAGGAGGATATGGTTTATTCTTTGTTAACATATTATGTTCCACAGTGCAATATCATGTTCAAGGATTTGTTTGTCTATGCTTAATAGTCATTTGAGCATTTAATAGAAACCATCAGCTATCCCATTTCTCTATCCATCTCCTATGTCATAGATTCTACAATTTTATCACAATTAAGACAGATTCATAGTGTGTAGTTATTTTCTAATGTGAAAATCAAAAGGTAAACATGAAACTAAAAGCAATTAACTGTGCAAGATAATTTGTTCCAGAAAAAAAACAAACCTGCAACGAGAGGAATTTAGACCTGCAACTTTCCAACTTAGAGCACATATCAGCTAATGCAAGCAATATTCCCTCATAACGTCTGGGGTGCAATGAGCCTTTTTTTATGTGGTGGTGAAATTTATCAATAGCATTGGCCTCGAGTGCTAGTTTTTGAAGATCCTCCTTTTGCGCAATTAAACTGGAGAAAGCAAAAGGAGCCTCATCTCCAACTTGACCAGGGTCATCAAGAAGCTCaagtaaaatatgtattaatttagtCTTGATCCCTATATCTTGCAAGAAGTGAGGAGAAGCATTCCTTATAACAATCAAGCACATGCAAGCTAACAACCTTGTTCGGGGGTACCTATCCTTCGCTAAATCAATAATAGAACTCAAAGGTCTTCCAATTTCAGGTCCAGCAAATTTTGAAATAACTTCTGGGTTATTCCTAAATACTGTGGCTAAAGACTCTAAACTAGCATCTCTCAGACTTAAAGAACCACCTTCAAGAAGACTATTCAGCTTCCTTAAAATACCAGCATCAAACAATGCTTTCTGCTCCAAATTTGTCTCACAAGAGCGACTTATTATGCTTGCACCAAGTCCACTAACAGTTTCCTTCTCACTATTTAGTAGTGAGATAAGGAACTCCATATTTTTCTGTTGAAGGAAATCATATTTTGGGGccaattttgattgatatatcattCTAAGGGCACGGGCAACAGCATCTACCACCTGAAGAAAAGGAAAGCCATATAAGTTATTATAAAGTAAGATATACACAAAAAGGAATAGAAAACTCAAGGAAAGCTTAAAACTAGATGCATGCATAGGGATATTATTGGAAAAGGTCAAAAGGGGTAAAGATTCTTTCTGAAAGTCTCAAATCTGCCATAGAAAAGAGAGAGAACTGATCACCCACCACCTTAGGAGCAGTGCTTTCAGATATAAAAACTctactgttttttatttttctttattcttttgaaagGGGGGAGGGGGGCACCTTGAAGCTCTGGAATATTTTTTTGAATGAACCATGTGTCGATATTTGCATTGagataaaataaacataaaccgACTAATGAGCACTCCAATGTGTGACCAAGCAAATCATGGTCAAGAGAATAAACTTGTTTCCTATGGTTTAAGATGAATGAAATTGGTGCAGACTGTACCAGATCACACTAGACAGCCAAAAAGGCCCATTTCGTGATGTTTTCCTTTCCTTTGAGCAATTTATCTTAATCTTGCCCATCAAACAAATTACCACTTCAGATTTTTTTAAGCAAATTGACAAAGAAGACAAAGAATGCTAGAAACTAATTTCCAAAACAAACAATAGCTCTAATATCCAAACGATTTGTTATTTAGGACACTTTCAACACATAATTTTATTATACTTTTCTTAGAAAGAAAAGGAGTTCATCGGCATTACAGAATTACTTTTTCCCATCCTTTCTGATATCTGCAAAGAACCGGTATATTGAAATAGTACAAAGATATTTGGCAGACATTAGCACCTTAACCGGGTTAACAGAACAATCATCCTCATTAGGAATATAATCTAACTATGCATATTCCATTTAAAACAAAGAAATCAATCTAAATTCCATTTCTCCTCCCTCTTATTTTTTTGTCTTCAAAATTTCCCAATATGGAATAGATGCGAAGTTACAAATAAGCAAATCTTCTTTTCTATTGACTAAAagtaagtttaaaaaaataactacAAACCAACTAAAAGTACTATCAATtagagaaacaaaataaaattaattacaatttcaaaattttgaaatctcgaaTTCTCCTTTTTGTTCTATCAATTTCCAAATTTCCATGCACAATTTTAGTgtttaaaattaaaaggatagaaAAGAATCACCTTCTCATTAGGATTTGCGAGAAGACGCAACAGATTAGGGAAAGCACCGGCGTCAAGCACGGCTTGAACTCCGGCGTCGAAGCCACAAGCGAAGCTGCCGAGAGCCGCTGCTGACTGGACCAGAAAGTTATTAGTATTGTTGCAGTTGTTATTTTCGGTGACGTCGTCGATTGAATCAGCTAGGATGCCGGCGACAGCGGGGACGGCACCGAGCTTGAGGAAGGAAAGCTTCTTGGTACGATTCCCAATAATTTGGTTTTTAACCTCGCGAAGGGCCCTGACCTTGACCTCAGGCTCGGCGGAGGTCAACCGCGAGAGGAGTTCGCTCGGCCGGGGCTTGTTGACAGTGGCGCTTGGCATGGCGGTGGAAGTGGCGGTGGCGAGCCCCACGGAATTGTATAAATTATGTTAGGAGAAACGAAATGCTTGGAGGATTTTGAGTGGTGCTTTTTAATTTTGGTAAGGTTTTAACTTAAAAACGATTACAACCGaaatttccaattttcttttttatttttagtaacaaTTTGAGTTTTCTTTTCTCCACCAAATAGTATGACAATGtttgtaaacattttaaattTCACCATCAATTTTTTACGTGGGTTTGAGAATACGTAATGAGAGTTTTATTTATAATGCTAGTCATCTAATTAtcactaaattttattttttttcactaaatgttataaaatagttttttaa from the Gossypium hirsutum isolate 1008001.06 chromosome D09, Gossypium_hirsutum_v2.1, whole genome shotgun sequence genome contains:
- the LOC107891401 gene encoding armadillo repeat-containing protein 8 — translated: MPSATVNKPRPSELLSRLTSAEPEVKVRALREVKNQIIGNRTKKLSFLKLGAVPAVAGILADSIDDVTENNNCNNTNNFLVQSAAALGSFACGFDAGVQAVLDAGAFPNLLRLLANPNEKVVDAVARALRMIYQSKLAPKYDFLQQKNMEFLISLLNSEKETVSGLGASIISRSCETNLEQKALFDAGILRKLNSLLEGGSLSLRDASLESLATVFRNNPEVISKFAGPEIGRPLSSIIDLAKDRYPRTRLLACMCLIVIRNASPHFLQDIGIKTKLIHILLELLDDPGQVGDEAPFAFSSLIAQKEDLQKLALEANAIDKFHHHIKKGSLHPRRYEGILLALADMCSKLESCRSKFLSLQVLNLVADALTDYNAGVRAAACICLKSVTRSIKNLSAGYFMNETIVIPLVQLFLDPSTSVQVAALGATSNIVVDFTTRKSIFVQCGGMKQLVQLAKSMESSVRSNALWALKNFVFQADNRLKEGVFSELTASLLSSLIRDPEPSVQEQALALVRNLVDGCINLIEFVFAEDGLILGAIGRQLQCASKAEIGIQGMYALCNVASGNEFHREAVMQLLFTQMGDKNQSFVVKFLQSNDSQLRTATVWTIVNLTCPSSPGAPCRLEKLRNAGIVSQIKNMVNDPCVDVKLRVRTVLGQSMAFGDN